The following proteins are co-located in the Polystyrenella longa genome:
- a CDS encoding acyltransferase family protein: protein MATANVRPIQESAPLQHMIQLDGLRALAVIAVFYAHFKNQETGAEYFQWGWAGVHLFFVLSGFLITRILLECREKVAQSQTSLWFTFKNFYIRRFLRIFPIYYLFLLVIFIGMPKIREDIWWYLTYLQNIKFAMDNQFVVGHIWTLAVEEQFYLVWPFLILWLPKRALLPAMILAVAIGPLSRIYFTATGWSTFSTMVLTPCNLDTLAMGSILAWLTTYKTPDQVASICRKILFAGIPLGIYYLYAQNTGETRISRDAQPLSELTYFVLADLAAALIFTWVIYRTSIGFRGPLGMLLSCKPMTYLGKISYGLYVYHYHVHAALERKLFPRLGIELPESEIIKLLVYGGAATIVASLSWHFFEKPLNNMKRHFPYVPRREE, encoded by the coding sequence ATGGCAACGGCGAACGTACGACCTATTCAGGAATCTGCCCCCTTACAGCACATGATCCAACTGGACGGTTTGCGGGCACTGGCCGTAATCGCTGTTTTTTACGCGCACTTCAAAAACCAGGAAACGGGCGCAGAATACTTTCAGTGGGGCTGGGCTGGAGTGCATCTGTTCTTTGTGCTCAGCGGATTCTTGATTACACGCATCCTGCTGGAATGCCGCGAGAAAGTCGCCCAGAGCCAGACCTCGCTCTGGTTTACCTTCAAGAATTTCTACATCCGAAGATTTCTTCGCATCTTTCCGATCTATTACCTCTTTCTACTGGTCATCTTCATCGGCATGCCGAAAATCCGGGAGGATATCTGGTGGTACCTCACGTACCTGCAAAACATTAAATTTGCCATGGATAACCAATTCGTCGTTGGGCATATCTGGACGCTTGCCGTCGAAGAACAGTTCTATCTCGTCTGGCCGTTTCTCATTCTCTGGTTACCCAAACGAGCACTCTTACCCGCGATGATCTTGGCCGTCGCCATTGGTCCTCTCTCGCGTATCTATTTCACCGCGACGGGCTGGTCGACGTTCAGCACCATGGTTCTGACTCCCTGCAACCTCGACACGTTGGCGATGGGTTCCATTCTCGCCTGGTTGACCACTTATAAAACACCCGATCAAGTCGCCAGCATCTGTCGAAAGATATTGTTTGCCGGAATCCCCTTAGGCATCTACTACCTCTACGCCCAGAACACGGGCGAGACCCGCATTTCCCGCGACGCCCAACCCCTGTCGGAACTGACTTATTTCGTACTGGCCGATCTTGCTGCGGCACTCATTTTCACCTGGGTGATTTACCGGACCTCGATTGGGTTTCGGGGCCCACTGGGAATGCTGCTCAGCTGCAAACCGATGACATACCTCGGCAAAATCAGCTACGGGCTCTACGTCTATCACTACCACGTCCACGCCGCGCTGGAACGAAAACTGTTCCCACGATTAGGAATTGAATTACCCGAATCCGAAATCATCAAACTGCTCGTCTACGGTGGTGCCGCTACGATCGTCGCTTCACTTTCATGGCACTTCTTCGAGAAACCGCTCAACAACATGAAGCGACATTTCCCGTATGTGCCCCGCAGAGAAGAATAG
- a CDS encoding DUF3592 domain-containing protein produces MSVTAKCGSCQKTYKVKDELAGKKFKCKQCGELVRIPTSNTSSSRSRKSIPKEDFGFDEEPVPRRTQKRSRQQTAEAEDDFGFEAAPLPPKRRSRKPPKRNLDRTPERTRNTEPLNYWMLKGKVASEKEEDTEDWKLLMFAIGGVIMTLAIPFVTWYSVSHVYTASTSTSWPTVEATVIVSGVAENLRGRRWSRRWEYTPVVKYTYFVEAKKYENDEIAFHSLSSRDPLDAESISEHYSEGSKHSVYYSPGDPEESVLQPGASGWDFAALLFPLICLLGPNFAYNQGLAFYYRINADLKAQFG; encoded by the coding sequence ATGTCCGTCACCGCCAAATGTGGTTCCTGCCAGAAAACGTACAAAGTCAAAGACGAACTGGCTGGGAAAAAATTCAAGTGCAAACAATGTGGTGAACTCGTTCGCATTCCCACCTCGAATACGTCATCCAGTCGCAGCCGAAAATCGATTCCCAAAGAAGATTTCGGCTTTGATGAAGAACCCGTTCCTCGTCGTACTCAAAAACGGTCTCGCCAACAGACTGCGGAAGCAGAAGATGACTTCGGTTTTGAAGCGGCTCCACTGCCGCCCAAACGCCGATCCCGGAAACCGCCCAAAAGAAATCTCGATCGCACACCTGAACGTACAAGAAATACAGAGCCACTCAACTATTGGATGCTAAAAGGGAAAGTAGCCAGTGAAAAAGAAGAAGATACCGAGGACTGGAAACTTTTGATGTTCGCCATTGGCGGAGTCATCATGACTTTAGCGATTCCATTTGTCACTTGGTATTCAGTTTCCCACGTCTACACAGCGTCTACCAGTACCAGTTGGCCAACAGTAGAGGCCACCGTCATTGTCAGCGGGGTGGCGGAAAATCTGAGAGGCCGTCGCTGGTCAAGAAGATGGGAATACACCCCCGTCGTGAAATACACTTATTTCGTTGAAGCGAAAAAGTACGAGAACGACGAAATCGCATTCCATTCCCTTTCTTCCCGTGATCCCCTGGATGCCGAATCAATTAGCGAACATTACTCCGAAGGATCAAAACATTCGGTCTATTATTCCCCTGGAGATCCGGAAGAAAGCGTTCTCCAGCCTGGTGCGTCCGGCTGGGATTTTGCTGCATTACTCTTTCCCTTAATTTGCCTGTTGGGACCAAATTTCGCGTATAATCAGGGACTCGCATTTTACTACAGAATCAACGCTGATCTTAAGGCTCAATTTGGTTAA
- a CDS encoding GNAT family N-acetyltransferase — translation MMPPDNSPHIRFAKPEDGQAIAHLFYDTVHEVNCRDYNIEQVDAWAPHREDTAKWIARQKQFTTFVVEREGQIAGFAELDLLANPGRIDCFYVHKDFQRTGSGSLLMSQLKTTAVDSGIRTLTAEVSITALPFFQRHQFEIIQKQEVTRQNVLFINYLMKCPLK, via the coding sequence ATGATGCCTCCGGACAATTCTCCTCACATCCGTTTCGCAAAACCAGAAGATGGTCAAGCCATTGCCCATCTGTTCTACGATACGGTCCACGAAGTGAACTGCCGTGACTACAACATCGAACAAGTCGATGCCTGGGCTCCCCACCGCGAAGACACAGCAAAGTGGATAGCACGGCAGAAGCAGTTCACAACCTTCGTCGTTGAACGCGAAGGGCAGATCGCGGGTTTCGCCGAATTAGATCTCCTGGCGAACCCGGGTAGGATTGATTGCTTTTATGTACACAAGGATTTTCAGCGAACGGGCTCAGGTAGTTTGTTAATGAGTCAGCTGAAAACAACTGCAGTTGATTCGGGAATTCGTACATTGACAGCCGAAGTTAGTATCACGGCCCTCCCCTTTTTCCAGCGGCATCAATTCGAAATCATTCAGAAACAAGAAGTAACACGCCAAAACGTTCTGTTTATCAATTATCTCATGAAATGTCCGCTAAAATGA
- a CDS encoding CocE/NonD family hydrolase: MPILFNCPHCQKPYRIKSELAGRKLKCRECQQAIHIPKPIKNQELEELNSSPEPPRRLPPRRSPAPVLISKSSSNDRVRGSSIPKGKNHLALIVSLIVGTLVMSPFICCGLFSSLSAPSRTPITARTTPKSPSKTTRKTSSRVSIEKDIPYLKRRAELETSLKYEQPSPQEYEAFTTPVGVEKVHYESNGLQLQAWVDRRGVKTEKSPTIVYFHGGFAIGETSITEACAPFRNAGYVVMCPTVRGENGNAGNFELFLGEVDDAAAACRWIAKQNYVDSDRIYTFGHSVGGGISALLSLQEDVPVVCTGSSGGLYPVSTFYEWINIVPFRMKNYDELELRSLIGNVKWMQTPHIAYIGTTDFGFHSTIRKANNEKKGEFSLIVEKVRGDHFTSFTPSAQKYIHYIESLPKSE; encoded by the coding sequence ATGCCCATCTTGTTCAACTGTCCGCATTGCCAGAAACCTTATCGTATTAAATCGGAGCTGGCAGGCAGGAAATTGAAATGCAGAGAATGCCAGCAGGCGATTCATATTCCAAAACCAATCAAGAACCAGGAACTTGAAGAACTCAACTCTTCACCTGAGCCACCTCGTCGTCTTCCACCTCGGCGTTCACCGGCACCAGTTCTCATCTCAAAATCCTCGTCCAACGATCGTGTCCGCGGTTCCTCAATCCCAAAAGGCAAGAATCATCTCGCCCTCATTGTTTCCTTAATTGTGGGAACATTGGTGATGTCACCATTTATCTGCTGTGGTTTATTCAGTTCACTTTCTGCACCATCCAGAACACCTATTACGGCCCGCACCACTCCAAAATCACCTTCGAAAACGACCCGTAAAACTTCCTCTCGAGTATCAATCGAGAAAGACATCCCTTACTTGAAACGCAGGGCAGAGTTAGAAACGTCCTTGAAGTATGAACAACCGTCGCCACAAGAATACGAAGCCTTCACCACTCCAGTCGGAGTCGAAAAGGTACACTACGAATCAAACGGTCTACAGCTCCAGGCCTGGGTGGACAGACGCGGCGTGAAGACAGAGAAATCCCCAACAATCGTTTATTTTCATGGAGGTTTCGCGATCGGCGAAACCTCCATCACAGAAGCCTGCGCCCCCTTTCGAAACGCCGGCTACGTCGTGATGTGCCCTACGGTCCGTGGAGAAAACGGAAACGCGGGAAACTTCGAATTATTTCTTGGAGAAGTCGACGACGCAGCCGCAGCCTGTCGCTGGATAGCCAAACAGAATTATGTTGATTCGGACCGAATCTATACCTTCGGACACAGCGTCGGTGGTGGCATTTCGGCACTGCTCAGCCTGCAAGAGGATGTACCGGTCGTCTGCACCGGCAGTAGCGGCGGACTTTATCCAGTTTCTACCTTTTATGAGTGGATTAATATTGTTCCGTTTCGAATGAAGAATTACGACGAACTAGAACTTCGTTCGCTAATCGGGAATGTTAAGTGGATGCAAACACCTCATATCGCATATATCGGGACAACAGACTTCGGCTTTCACAGCACGATTAGGAAAGCCAATAACGAGAAGAAAGGCGAGTTTTCTTTAATTGTCGAAAAAGTTCGTGGCGATCACTTCACCTCGTTCACTCCTTCTGCCCAAAAATATATTCACTACATCGAATCACTACCAAAGTCAGAGTAA
- a CDS encoding PVC-type heme-binding CxxCH protein gives MFSQFFTYSKFTLVGGFFLSSFAWSNTLTAEERLPEIEVLQSGVKLTVAAEHPEVATPTGIDVDEAGNIWVVASHTHFPPVEYKGPKFDEILVLSPEGTRSVFYNQTHHTMDLELGKDNWVYLIERSRLLRIRDTDQDGVADESEDLVTLETKAVYPHNGMAGLAWDLNGELMFCLGENFSEAWSMTGTDGTRIKGSSEGGVFRLQPDGSGLKRVARGMWNPFGLCVRENGEIFAVDNDPGELPPCRLLQIEEGGDYGYQRQYGAESHHPFVCWNGELRGTLPMVHPVGEAPCGIAAFGRGLLAPSWGEHHIAFYPLQAQGAGYKTSPIQLVKGSRYFRPACIAVNKAESRSNWRSWYVTDWVDGRYNVHGYGRIWKLEINLEEADWLGSLKLEPETEAAKQAERLRTANEEFSVATLVKTTTDPDPYLAQAAYVGLSKRVTELKWNDVESADHQTQLAVLVALRMASLRDDSTVNRAEWVPHYLEQTDPEVQFELLRWIADVELKEDLPAVEKLYRQSGLRFEVFEAAIATINTLQGQPEIGLRNEELLLERVNDNAASPELRAFALRLLPATLEQTTPAVQEGETAKQPQKLNLSVLQNLLEVDDDELSLEVISALGSNLQQGEEILLALIQDDKAKPGLRAAAIVAISPLVTKHRQLFFTLMMNADQSVREEALRGLRGAPVEDTERVALKKAAASFPESADLVAMVLNPLQVLKDRPADSQIEVWSERLDNVPGDPDIAAGRRLFHHPQLATCGSCHRHKGKGNTVGPDLSTVHDGQKKGWLLESILQPSRDMSPEYRPTLLLLEDGRTFTGIRLQAYTKEAIRDRNGEKRVFDRDEVEMIKDLDVSFMPQGIAQNLTDRELRDLIAFLNQL, from the coding sequence ATGTTCAGTCAGTTTTTTACCTACAGTAAATTCACGTTGGTCGGCGGATTCTTTTTATCGTCTTTCGCATGGAGTAACACATTAACTGCTGAAGAGCGTCTACCTGAGATCGAGGTTTTGCAATCGGGCGTTAAGCTGACCGTTGCCGCCGAACATCCCGAGGTGGCCACACCGACGGGGATTGATGTCGATGAGGCAGGGAACATCTGGGTGGTGGCCAGCCATACTCATTTTCCTCCGGTGGAGTATAAAGGCCCGAAGTTCGATGAGATTTTAGTCCTCTCACCAGAGGGCACCCGGTCGGTCTTCTACAATCAGACGCATCACACGATGGATTTGGAGTTGGGGAAAGACAATTGGGTTTATCTGATTGAACGGAGCCGATTGCTGCGTATTCGGGATACTGATCAGGACGGCGTCGCGGATGAATCTGAGGATTTGGTGACATTGGAGACCAAAGCTGTTTATCCACACAACGGCATGGCCGGGTTGGCGTGGGATCTTAATGGCGAGCTGATGTTCTGTCTTGGGGAAAACTTTTCCGAAGCATGGTCAATGACTGGTACTGATGGGACTCGAATAAAAGGGAGCAGTGAGGGAGGTGTCTTTCGCCTTCAACCTGATGGTTCCGGGTTGAAACGAGTGGCACGCGGAATGTGGAATCCGTTTGGATTGTGTGTCCGCGAAAACGGAGAAATATTTGCGGTCGATAATGACCCAGGTGAACTTCCACCCTGCCGCTTGTTGCAAATTGAAGAAGGGGGCGACTATGGGTACCAACGTCAATACGGCGCGGAATCGCATCATCCCTTCGTCTGTTGGAACGGGGAATTAAGAGGGACGCTCCCGATGGTGCATCCTGTTGGCGAAGCCCCTTGTGGAATTGCGGCGTTCGGTCGCGGTTTGTTGGCGCCGTCCTGGGGTGAACATCATATCGCCTTTTATCCACTTCAGGCACAGGGGGCCGGATATAAGACATCGCCAATTCAACTGGTGAAAGGTAGTCGATACTTCAGGCCCGCCTGCATCGCTGTGAACAAGGCCGAATCGCGTTCGAACTGGCGTTCCTGGTATGTCACGGACTGGGTTGATGGGCGTTACAACGTCCATGGTTACGGACGCATCTGGAAATTGGAAATTAATCTGGAGGAAGCGGATTGGTTAGGTTCTCTGAAACTTGAACCCGAAACCGAAGCGGCGAAACAAGCGGAAAGGTTACGAACAGCAAACGAAGAGTTCTCGGTAGCGACCTTGGTGAAAACCACCACCGATCCTGATCCTTATCTTGCGCAAGCGGCTTATGTAGGACTGTCGAAACGAGTCACTGAATTGAAGTGGAACGATGTTGAATCGGCTGATCATCAAACTCAGTTGGCCGTACTCGTAGCTCTGCGGATGGCGTCGTTACGGGATGACTCGACTGTCAATCGGGCTGAGTGGGTTCCGCATTATCTCGAACAGACTGACCCCGAGGTTCAGTTTGAGCTGTTACGGTGGATTGCCGATGTCGAGTTAAAAGAAGACCTTCCCGCCGTTGAAAAGTTGTACCGTCAATCAGGACTCCGCTTTGAAGTCTTCGAAGCCGCGATTGCGACGATTAATACGCTGCAGGGTCAACCAGAGATTGGACTTCGGAATGAAGAACTTTTGTTAGAACGCGTCAATGACAATGCGGCCTCGCCTGAGTTGCGTGCATTCGCACTCCGTTTATTGCCGGCTACCCTGGAACAAACGACCCCAGCGGTGCAAGAGGGCGAGACTGCGAAGCAACCACAGAAGTTGAATTTATCGGTGCTTCAGAATTTGTTGGAAGTGGACGACGATGAGCTTTCGTTGGAAGTCATCAGTGCACTCGGTTCCAATCTACAACAGGGCGAAGAGATTCTGTTGGCTCTGATTCAGGATGACAAAGCGAAACCTGGTTTACGGGCAGCAGCAATCGTGGCGATTTCTCCTCTCGTGACGAAACATCGGCAGTTATTTTTCACCTTAATGATGAATGCGGACCAGTCTGTTCGAGAAGAAGCATTACGCGGTTTGCGAGGTGCTCCGGTGGAGGACACCGAACGCGTGGCTCTTAAGAAAGCGGCCGCGTCTTTTCCGGAATCAGCTGATTTGGTCGCGATGGTTTTGAATCCACTGCAGGTTCTAAAGGATCGTCCTGCTGACAGTCAAATTGAAGTTTGGTCCGAGCGATTGGACAATGTACCTGGCGATCCGGATATTGCGGCGGGGCGACGCTTGTTCCATCATCCCCAACTGGCGACATGTGGTTCCTGCCATCGCCATAAAGGAAAGGGGAACACGGTGGGACCGGATTTAAGTACGGTTCATGATGGTCAGAAAAAGGGTTGGTTACTCGAGTCGATCCTGCAACCGAGCCGGGATATGTCGCCCGAATATCGACCGACGCTTCTTCTATTGGAGGATGGTCGCACCTTCACGGGGATTCGCTTGCAAGCCTATACAAAGGAGGCGATCCGTGACCGGAATGGCGAGAAACGAGTTTTTGATCGGGACGAAGTGGAGATGATCAAAGATCTCGACGTCTCCTTCATGCCGCAGGGAATCGCTCAGAACTTAACCGACCGTGAGCTGCGAGATCTGATCGCATTTCTGAATCAGCTGTAA